Proteins encoded in a region of the Paenibacillus pedocola genome:
- the pstC gene encoding phosphate ABC transporter permease subunit PstC — MRVKPKKTRIEKHHIEDFLGRIYMSFCVLLLIVIIVSMVYFVASKGIANFISGEMKVSDFLFGSKWAPEADTPSYGALPFITGSFLVTLLAALIASPLSICAALFMTEIVPGWGKKLLQPVIELLSGIPSVVYGFVGLSVIVPFLRNTFPGQGIGVAAGALVLSVMILPTITSVAADALASLPQNLKESSFALGATRWQTISRVILPTTLPAIMTGVVLGMARAFGEALAVQMVIGNAPFVPRSLFESASTLTSVITLSMGNTTMGSPQNNALWSMALVLMLMTFIFVLLVRMLERRNKI, encoded by the coding sequence TTGCGGGTAAAACCAAAGAAAACACGGATTGAAAAACATCATATTGAAGACTTTTTAGGGCGTATTTATATGTCCTTTTGTGTGCTGTTACTAATCGTGATCATTGTATCAATGGTCTATTTTGTAGCGTCTAAAGGGATAGCTAACTTTATCAGCGGTGAAATGAAGGTGTCAGATTTCTTGTTCGGCAGTAAGTGGGCTCCTGAAGCGGATACACCTTCTTACGGGGCATTGCCCTTTATTACCGGTTCATTTCTCGTCACACTGCTTGCTGCACTTATTGCAAGTCCTCTAAGTATATGTGCTGCCCTGTTCATGACTGAAATTGTTCCGGGCTGGGGGAAGAAGCTGCTGCAGCCGGTAATTGAGCTGCTATCAGGGATACCTTCCGTAGTGTACGGTTTTGTAGGACTCAGTGTTATTGTTCCCTTTTTGCGGAACACCTTTCCCGGCCAGGGCATCGGGGTTGCTGCAGGCGCGCTTGTGCTGTCGGTAATGATTCTTCCGACCATTACAAGCGTGGCTGCAGACGCGCTTGCTTCTTTGCCGCAAAATTTGAAGGAATCCTCATTTGCGCTCGGTGCCACACGGTGGCAGACAATCTCCCGGGTGATTCTTCCGACTACACTGCCGGCCATTATGACGGGGGTAGTTCTGGGGATGGCCCGCGCGTTTGGTGAAGCCCTGGCTGTGCAGATGGTAATCGGTAATGCGCCTTTCGTGCCGCGCTCGCTATTTGAATCGGCTTCCACATTGACCAGTGTAATTACGCTCAGCATGGGGAACACAACGATGGGCTCGCCGCAAAATAACGCGCTATGGAGTATGGCGCTG
- a CDS encoding phosphate ABC transporter substrate-binding protein PstS family protein — MQFRKSWIMALALTSVVALSACGNNGNNAATNNGGNNAAATNTPTESSSGSELSGSILASGSTALQPLVEQVAESFMDANNGVDIQVQGGGSGTGLTQVAEKQVDIGNSDVFAEEKLKDADAEKAKALVDHQVAVVAIAAVSNPDAGVDSLTKQQLVDIFTGKITNWKDVGGADQAIQIINRPSSSGTRATFENFALGTKTEDLQGSVQEDSSGTVKKMIGETPGAIGYLALSYLDDSVKTLNYDGVEPSVDNVISGKYPVWAYEHMYTNGEPNETVKAFLDYMLTDEVQNGDVVDLGYIPANQMQVSRDVEGNVTTK, encoded by the coding sequence ATGCAATTCAGAAAATCGTGGATCATGGCTTTGGCATTAACAAGCGTAGTGGCACTTTCGGCATGCGGCAACAACGGAAATAATGCGGCAACTAATAACGGGGGCAATAACGCAGCTGCGACAAATACACCTACAGAAAGCAGCAGCGGCAGTGAATTAAGCGGATCGATTCTGGCTTCGGGCTCTACAGCTCTGCAGCCGCTCGTTGAGCAAGTAGCAGAAAGCTTCATGGACGCTAATAACGGCGTTGACATTCAGGTTCAAGGCGGAGGAAGCGGCACCGGGCTTACACAGGTTGCTGAGAAACAAGTGGATATCGGAAACTCCGATGTGTTTGCAGAAGAGAAGCTGAAAGATGCCGATGCTGAAAAAGCAAAAGCACTGGTTGATCATCAGGTAGCGGTTGTGGCTATTGCAGCTGTATCTAATCCGGATGCAGGCGTAGACAGCTTGACCAAGCAGCAGCTCGTTGACATTTTCACAGGAAAAATCACGAACTGGAAAGATGTAGGCGGTGCAGATCAGGCGATTCAAATCATCAACCGTCCGAGCAGCTCCGGTACCCGTGCAACATTTGAAAACTTTGCGCTTGGAACCAAAACGGAAGATCTTCAAGGCTCTGTGCAAGAGGATTCCTCCGGTACGGTTAAGAAAATGATCGGTGAAACTCCGGGAGCTATCGGTTACCTGGCTCTGTCCTACCTTGATGATTCTGTGAAAACCCTGAACTATGACGGTGTTGAACCTTCTGTAGATAATGTAATCAGCGGTAAATATCCGGTTTGGGCTTATGAGCACATGTACACTAACGGCGAGCCGAATGAAACCGTAAAAGCATTCCTTGATTACATGCTTACTGACGAAGTACAAAACGGTGACGTTGTTGATCTGGGCTACATCCCGGCAAATCAAATGCAGGTTTCCCGTGATGTCGAAGGCAACGTAACTACGAAATAA
- a CDS encoding LysR family transcriptional regulator, translating to MNITKLQIVVLIEKYKKVTDVASEMGLKQPTVTFHMKSLESELGTSLFQYRSGRVLLTDAGRALYQYAVRIVSLAVEAERSVKQFSSLTSGNLELEASYIPGTYVLPKLLSQFINLHPGIDISLKVQSDLQLRERLRSREIQLAVLHLAGSGDDSFHTKSMADDEVVLIFAPGHPFAQTAELTAELLALEPWIQHEPASYLGETAEKWAQANGVRLWNHAVVNSPEAHKRMVSEGGSVGLFSKAGIEAELALGSLRYAPLPGNQAEQGGFVLAWRKDHTLTPLQQAFLEIAGESESAD from the coding sequence ATGAATATAACCAAACTACAAATCGTTGTTCTGATAGAAAAATATAAAAAGGTAACGGATGTGGCTTCTGAAATGGGCTTAAAGCAGCCAACGGTAACCTTTCATATGAAAAGTCTGGAAAGCGAACTGGGAACCTCACTTTTTCAATACCGAAGCGGCCGTGTACTATTGACCGATGCTGGACGTGCGCTGTATCAGTATGCCGTAAGGATCGTCTCCCTGGCTGTTGAAGCAGAGCGCAGCGTTAAGCAGTTCTCTTCTCTTACGTCAGGAAATCTGGAGCTGGAAGCTTCTTATATTCCTGGTACATATGTTTTACCAAAGCTGCTCTCACAATTCATTAATCTGCATCCGGGCATCGATATCTCATTAAAGGTACAAAGCGACCTTCAATTGCGGGAACGGCTGCGCAGCAGGGAAATCCAGCTGGCAGTGCTGCATCTGGCGGGTAGTGGCGATGACTCTTTTCATACGAAGAGTATGGCTGACGATGAGGTAGTACTAATCTTTGCACCGGGTCATCCTTTTGCACAAACTGCGGAATTGACAGCAGAGCTGCTGGCGCTAGAGCCGTGGATTCAACATGAGCCAGCTTCTTATTTGGGGGAGACTGCTGAGAAGTGGGCACAGGCTAACGGTGTCCGGTTATGGAATCATGCTGTGGTGAATTCTCCGGAAGCACATAAAAGGATGGTTAGTGAAGGCGGCTCCGTGGGGTTATTCTCCAAGGCGGGGATCGAAGCGGAGTTGGCGCTGGGAAGTCTGCGATATGCCCCCCTTCCGGGCAATCAGGCGGAACAGGGCGGGTTTGTGCTGGCATGGCGAAAAGATCATACGCTGACACCGTTGCAGCAGGCATTTTTAGAGATCGCCGGGGAAAGTGAGTCCGCAGATTAA
- a CDS encoding class I SAM-dependent methyltransferase encodes MNDHDLNQPAAPSSSEETWNEDTYAAWTSRFGTPGEAAAKLAKDPQGRLFPLNAYFGEVSGKKIMNLMGSNGMKAVALSLLGAEVSVADFSEANARYAAELAEEAGVKLTYIVSDVLKLPEGILDSSYDLVFAEMGIVHYFTDLTPFMDTVYQLLAPGGRFVLRDFHPVTTKLITSKGSTAKVRKHKVDGDYFDTTLEEKKVSYSKYLPATGQEPGSEQKHSVVYWRRWTLGELVTAAARSGLIIRELAEEPNLSSDVYDKGIPKTFTLVAERN; translated from the coding sequence ATGAATGATCATGATTTGAACCAGCCGGCAGCGCCTTCTTCCAGTGAGGAGACATGGAATGAAGATACGTATGCGGCCTGGACCAGCCGTTTCGGCACACCCGGGGAAGCTGCGGCTAAGCTGGCTAAAGATCCCCAGGGCAGACTATTTCCGCTGAATGCTTATTTTGGAGAGGTTAGCGGGAAAAAGATTATGAACCTCATGGGTTCAAACGGCATGAAAGCTGTGGCGCTCAGCCTGCTCGGAGCAGAGGTGAGTGTAGCAGATTTCTCTGAAGCCAACGCTCGTTATGCAGCTGAACTGGCGGAGGAAGCAGGCGTGAAGCTTACGTATATCGTGTCTGATGTTCTGAAGCTGCCAGAAGGAATATTGGATAGCTCATATGACCTTGTTTTTGCCGAGATGGGGATTGTCCATTATTTTACCGATCTTACGCCATTTATGGACACGGTCTATCAGCTGCTGGCTCCCGGGGGGCGGTTCGTGCTGCGGGATTTCCATCCGGTTACGACCAAGCTGATCACCTCGAAGGGATCGACGGCCAAAGTGCGTAAGCATAAGGTAGACGGTGATTATTTCGACACGACCCTGGAGGAGAAGAAGGTATCCTATTCCAAATATCTGCCTGCTACAGGGCAGGAGCCTGGAAGTGAACAGAAGCACAGTGTGGTTTATTGGCGGCGCTGGACACTAGGGGAGCTTGTGACAGCGGCAGCACGGAGCGGACTTATCATCCGTGAGCTGGCAGAAGAGCCGAACCTGTCGTCAGACGTGTATGACAAGGGAATTCCCAAGACCTTTACCTTGGTAGCTGAGAGAAACTAA
- a CDS encoding DMT family transporter, with protein MNAKKPPVPVPLLMLIGIVAISFSSIFIKWSSAPASVQGMYRLLFTSLLMLPFARPYSGAAFALRRKDWLLLGFSGMMLALHFLLWMGSLKFTSVASSTMIMALEPVFIMIGCYVLYKEKSTLSAIAGLGIAIFGTVFIGWGDIGLSPDNVKGDLLSIGGTAAVAVHMMVGQRLVSRMPSYLYSLILFISASIVFAVYNVLAGIPFFDYPPKEWGIFVLLAVVPTVFGHILFNWLMQYVSATTVSMNILGEPVGASILAFLLLGEKLNGLQWTGGLLVMAGLAVYLYAGRKKTLGIEDSLPSAS; from the coding sequence GTGAATGCTAAAAAACCGCCCGTTCCGGTTCCGCTATTAATGCTGATTGGAATTGTGGCCATCTCTTTTTCGTCCATTTTTATTAAATGGTCCTCAGCTCCGGCCTCTGTTCAAGGCATGTACCGGTTGTTGTTCACTTCGCTGCTGATGCTGCCGTTTGCCCGGCCTTACAGTGGAGCAGCTTTTGCCTTGCGTCGTAAAGACTGGCTGTTGCTCGGATTCTCCGGCATGATGCTCGCCTTGCATTTTTTACTGTGGATGGGTTCGCTCAAATTCACTTCCGTTGCCAGCTCAACGATGATAATGGCGCTGGAACCCGTTTTTATTATGATTGGGTGCTATGTACTGTATAAAGAAAAGAGCACGCTATCTGCGATTGCCGGACTTGGGATTGCGATCTTCGGAACCGTATTTATCGGCTGGGGTGATATTGGACTGTCTCCGGATAATGTAAAAGGTGATCTGTTGTCCATTGGCGGAACTGCTGCTGTTGCGGTACATATGATGGTTGGCCAGCGCCTTGTTTCCCGTATGCCGTCATATCTGTACAGCCTAATTTTATTTATCTCCGCATCTATTGTATTCGCGGTTTATAATGTGCTGGCCGGTATTCCGTTCTTTGATTATCCTCCGAAAGAGTGGGGGATTTTCGTTCTGCTGGCTGTGGTACCGACGGTCTTTGGCCACATTTTGTTTAATTGGCTAATGCAGTATGTATCGGCTACAACAGTCTCGATGAATATTCTCGGGGAACCGGTTGGGGCGAGTATTCTGGCTTTCCTGCTGCTCGGAGAGAAGCTGAACGGACTTCAATGGACCGGAGGCTTGCTAGTAATGGCCGGACTGGCTGTCTACTTATATGCAGGACGCAAAAAAACACTGGGGATAGAAGATTCTCTTCCCAGCGCATCGTAA
- a CDS encoding zinc-dependent alcohol dehydrogenase produces the protein MKAVTYQGKKKVEVKEVADAKLEKKDDIIVRITSTAICGSDLHIYNGEIPGMHHDYVIGHEPMGIVEDVGPEVTKVKRGDRVIVPFNVACGQCYFCQHEMESQCDHSNEAKDTGGFLGYSDTYGGYAGGQAELLRVPYGNFGPFVVPEDAEMEDEKLLFLSDIVPTAWWGVESAGVKPGDTVIVLGCGPVGLLTQKFAWMKGASRVIAVDHVPYRLQHAKRTNNVEIFNFEKIKDIEAHLKEITRGGADVVIDCVGLDAKKTVAEKVETALMLQGGSLGAFRIATQVVRKFGTIQLVGVYGLNYNLFPLGQLFERNISLKMGQAPVIHYMPTLYKMIKENKFDPTDIITHRLPISRAEHGYHVFQEKEEDCIKVILKP, from the coding sequence ATGAAGGCAGTAACTTATCAGGGGAAAAAGAAAGTCGAAGTCAAGGAAGTAGCCGACGCCAAGCTGGAAAAAAAGGACGACATTATTGTACGCATCACTTCCACTGCAATTTGCGGCTCAGATCTGCATATTTATAACGGTGAAATTCCGGGCATGCATCATGATTATGTGATCGGGCATGAGCCGATGGGGATTGTGGAGGATGTGGGGCCGGAGGTCACCAAGGTTAAAAGAGGCGACCGTGTTATCGTTCCTTTTAACGTAGCCTGCGGACAATGTTATTTTTGCCAGCATGAGATGGAAAGCCAGTGCGATCATTCGAATGAGGCTAAGGACACCGGAGGATTTCTGGGTTATTCGGATACGTACGGAGGTTATGCCGGAGGCCAGGCAGAATTGCTTAGAGTGCCTTATGGCAATTTCGGACCCTTCGTGGTGCCGGAGGATGCGGAGATGGAGGATGAGAAGCTGCTCTTCCTCTCTGACATTGTGCCTACCGCCTGGTGGGGTGTTGAAAGTGCTGGTGTGAAGCCCGGAGATACCGTAATTGTCCTGGGCTGCGGTCCGGTCGGCCTGCTGACCCAGAAATTCGCCTGGATGAAGGGAGCTTCCCGTGTGATCGCCGTTGATCATGTCCCGTACCGTCTGCAGCACGCCAAACGGACAAATAATGTGGAGATTTTTAATTTTGAAAAAATCAAGGACATCGAGGCGCATCTCAAGGAGATTACCCGCGGCGGAGCGGATGTAGTCATTGACTGTGTAGGGCTGGATGCTAAAAAGACAGTAGCAGAAAAGGTGGAGACAGCCTTGATGCTGCAGGGCGGGTCGCTTGGGGCTTTCCGGATTGCGACTCAGGTAGTCCGTAAATTTGGGACGATCCAGTTAGTCGGTGTGTATGGCCTCAACTATAATTTGTTCCCGCTGGGCCAGCTTTTTGAACGTAATATTTCACTGAAAATGGGGCAGGCGCCGGTCATTCACTACATGCCGACCCTCTACAAGATGATTAAGGAGAATAAGTTTGATCCGACTGACATCATCACCCACCGGCTGCCGATCAGCAGAGCGGAGCATGGCTACCATGTGTTTCAAGAGAAAGAAGAGGATTGTATCAAGGTGATTCTTAAGCCTTAA
- a CDS encoding VanW family protein: MNQVKAAMKPIRRSRLRLFAGKRYFTWKRYLQWLTRPGKKAKVRMAAPLDYQAASHATPLLRSLRNVDMQLQYNKITNLRLAAGKLDGLLIRPGETFSYWRSIGKPTRRKGYLDGMVLYSGGFRAGTGGGLCQLSNLIYWITLHTPLTVTERHRHSYDVFPDERRTQPFGSGATCAYNYLDLQLKNNTEHTYQLKLHLDDTHLHGEWRCEAEQMYRYEVYEADHVISLEPWGGYIRSNIIRRKVLTRSGALAGDEAVAENHALMMYSPLLYPPAGTEGESTPS; encoded by the coding sequence ATGAATCAAGTGAAAGCCGCCATGAAGCCAATCCGCCGTTCCCGGCTGCGGTTGTTTGCCGGCAAGCGGTATTTTACCTGGAAAAGATACTTGCAATGGCTGACCCGGCCCGGTAAGAAGGCTAAGGTTCGTATGGCTGCCCCATTGGACTATCAAGCAGCCAGTCATGCAACACCGCTGCTGCGCAGTTTGCGGAATGTAGATATGCAGCTGCAGTACAATAAAATCACGAACCTGAGACTAGCTGCGGGGAAACTGGATGGACTGCTGATCCGTCCCGGTGAGACCTTCTCCTATTGGCGAAGCATCGGCAAGCCGACCCGCCGCAAGGGCTATCTGGACGGAATGGTTCTCTATTCTGGAGGATTTCGTGCCGGAACGGGAGGCGGTTTATGCCAGCTGTCCAATCTTATTTACTGGATAACGCTGCATACACCTCTAACTGTAACCGAACGGCACCGGCACAGCTATGATGTCTTCCCGGATGAGCGCCGGACTCAGCCTTTTGGCAGTGGAGCTACATGCGCCTATAATTACCTTGATCTGCAGCTCAAGAACAATACAGAGCATACGTATCAGCTGAAGCTTCATCTGGATGACACTCATCTGCATGGTGAGTGGAGATGCGAAGCAGAGCAAATGTACCGTTATGAAGTATACGAGGCGGATCATGTGATCAGCCTGGAGCCATGGGGCGGCTACATCCGCAGCAACATCATCCGGCGCAAAGTGCTGACACGCAGCGGAGCGCTTGCAGGGGATGAGGCTGTGGCGGAGAATCATGCGCTGATGATGTATTCTCCGCTGCTGTATCCGCCTGCCGGTACGGAAGGAGAGTCAACACCCTCATGA
- a CDS encoding cysteine hydrolase family protein translates to MSTALLIIDVQEAMFSYPDMKLYDVDNVMKRIVSLLGKARSANIPVVYIQHTEDEEYTRGLPTWEISSLVKPKEGETIVEKPTWDAFHRTRLHEELQRQGITDLVICGMQTEFCLDTTCRRAYSMGYNNILVQDAHSTFDNGNLSGEEIVRHHNGVLGGRFVKLRPADEIMFR, encoded by the coding sequence ATGTCAACTGCACTGCTCATTATTGATGTTCAAGAGGCGATGTTTTCTTATCCGGATATGAAGCTGTATGACGTGGACAATGTAATGAAGCGGATTGTATCTTTGCTCGGCAAAGCACGATCCGCAAACATTCCGGTTGTGTATATTCAGCATACGGAAGACGAGGAGTATACCAGAGGATTGCCAACATGGGAGATCAGCAGCCTTGTAAAGCCGAAGGAAGGGGAGACAATCGTGGAGAAACCGACCTGGGATGCGTTTCACCGGACCCGGCTGCATGAAGAGCTCCAGCGTCAAGGAATTACAGATCTGGTGATCTGCGGGATGCAGACGGAGTTCTGTCTGGATACAACGTGCCGGCGTGCTTACAGTATGGGTTACAACAATATACTGGTCCAGGATGCCCACAGTACCTTCGACAATGGAAACCTAAGCGGTGAAGAGATTGTGAGGCATCACAATGGAGTCCTCGGCGGAAGATTTGTTAAACTGCGTCCTGCTGATGAAATTATGTTCCGATGA
- the queE gene encoding 7-carboxy-7-deazaguanine synthase QueE — MSKIPVIEIFGPTIQGEGAVIGVKTMFVRTYGCDYRCSWCDSAFTWDGSAKDIVRMLDPEEIMNELFALAGTNFDSVTISGGNPALLGSSMAEFVALLHERGIQAAIETQGSRWQDWFYDIDTLTISPKPPSSGMKTDWTMLDSIMGKLKEQGKAAHSLKVVVFDEQDYAYAKSVHQRYPGVPLYLQPGNEDVTEPGDISARLLGRLEWLFNLVIADPEMNRARVLPQLHALIWHNKRGK; from the coding sequence GTGAGTAAAATACCGGTAATCGAAATCTTCGGTCCCACGATTCAAGGGGAAGGCGCCGTGATCGGTGTCAAAACAATGTTCGTCCGCACCTACGGCTGTGATTACCGCTGCAGCTGGTGCGATTCCGCCTTTACCTGGGATGGTTCAGCTAAAGATATTGTACGGATGCTGGATCCGGAAGAAATTATGAATGAGCTTTTTGCGCTGGCAGGCACGAACTTTGACTCTGTGACCATTTCCGGTGGGAACCCGGCCCTGCTCGGCAGCAGTATGGCGGAATTTGTTGCTCTGCTGCATGAGCGCGGCATTCAGGCGGCTATCGAAACACAGGGCAGCCGCTGGCAGGACTGGTTCTATGATATAGATACGCTGACGATCAGCCCCAAACCGCCAAGCTCGGGAATGAAGACGGACTGGACAATGCTGGACAGCATTATGGGCAAGCTGAAGGAGCAAGGTAAGGCTGCGCACAGCCTGAAGGTCGTGGTGTTTGACGAGCAAGACTACGCCTATGCCAAAAGCGTGCACCAGCGCTATCCCGGAGTTCCGCTATACCTGCAGCCCGGGAATGAGGATGTTACTGAGCCGGGAGATATCTCGGCGCGTCTCCTCGGCCGGCTGGAATGGCTGTTCAATCTTGTGATCGCTGATCCGGAGATGAACAGGGCACGGGTGCTGCCGCAGCTGCATGCGCTGATCTGGCATAACAAGCGGGGCAAATAA
- the queD gene encoding 6-carboxytetrahydropterin synthase QueD gives MLGEISVCKIFTFDSAHQLIGHKGKCSNLHGHTYKLEVVLKGKPSTEVGHSDEGFVVDFSDIKTIVQQSLVDRLDHAFLAMGNEPVLETLQNTGSKVALLGFRTTAENMSAYVAHQLKQASLPLYSVKLWETPTSWAEVLAADIPEDGPAYRLHGGCDCE, from the coding sequence ATGCTGGGCGAAATATCGGTCTGCAAAATTTTCACCTTTGATTCCGCGCATCAGCTGATTGGACACAAAGGCAAATGCAGCAACCTGCATGGGCATACTTATAAGCTTGAAGTCGTGTTAAAAGGCAAACCTTCTACAGAAGTTGGGCACTCTGATGAAGGCTTTGTTGTTGATTTTAGCGACATTAAGACTATTGTGCAGCAAAGTCTGGTAGACCGTCTGGATCATGCTTTTCTGGCGATGGGCAATGAGCCTGTGCTGGAGACTCTTCAGAATACCGGCTCTAAAGTGGCGCTGCTCGGATTCCGTACAACTGCAGAGAATATGTCTGCCTATGTGGCCCATCAACTGAAACAAGCATCATTGCCGCTGTATTCAGTCAAGTTGTGGGAGACGCCAACCTCATGGGCAGAGGTACTGGCTGCAGATATTCCGGAGGATGGACCTGCCTACCGCCTGCACGGGGGCTGTGACTGTGAGTAA
- the queC gene encoding 7-cyano-7-deazaguanine synthase QueC, with translation MKLNKKALVVFSGGQDSTTCLVWAIKHFEEVQVVTFNYNQRHAAEIEVAKEIAAKFGVKQHILDLGLLNQLAPNALTRDDIEIEAGEDGELPSTFVDGRNLLFLSFAAILAKQLGYANIITGVCQTDFSGYPDCRDVFVKSLNVTLNLSMDYEFVIHTPLMWLDKKETWKLADELGHFDYIREHTLTCYNGIVGSGCGTCPACLLRQRGLEQYMAEQSKGGL, from the coding sequence CTGAAATTGAATAAAAAAGCACTCGTCGTATTCAGCGGCGGACAAGACAGCACCACCTGCCTCGTATGGGCGATTAAGCACTTTGAAGAGGTTCAGGTAGTCACGTTTAACTATAATCAGCGCCACGCCGCCGAGATTGAAGTCGCCAAAGAGATTGCCGCGAAGTTTGGTGTGAAGCAGCATATTCTGGATCTGGGTCTGCTCAATCAGCTGGCACCTAACGCTTTAACACGGGATGACATTGAGATTGAAGCTGGAGAAGATGGGGAGCTGCCAAGTACGTTCGTGGATGGGCGTAATCTGTTGTTCCTGTCTTTTGCGGCGATTCTGGCCAAACAGCTGGGCTATGCCAATATCATCACCGGTGTATGCCAGACAGACTTCAGCGGGTATCCTGATTGCCGGGATGTGTTCGTGAAGTCCCTGAATGTAACACTCAATCTGTCGATGGACTATGAATTCGTTATTCATACGCCGCTGATGTGGCTGGACAAAAAAGAAACCTGGAAGCTGGCCGATGAACTGGGTCACTTTGACTATATCCGTGAGCACACGTTGACCTGCTATAACGGCATCGTCGGCAGCGGCTGCGGCACATGTCCGGCATGTCTGCTGCGTCAGCGCGGCCTTGAGCAATACATGGCGGAACAATCGAAAGGGGGTCTATAA
- the queF gene encoding preQ(1) synthase, translated as MSEGRLKEEMKEVTLLGNQGTQYKFGYAPEILESFDNKHPGRDYFVKFNCPEFTSLCPVTGQPDFGVMYISYIPDIKMVESKSLKLYLFSFRNHGDFHEDCVNIIMNDLISLMNPRYIEVWGKFTPRGGISIDPYCNWGRPGTKYEAMAEHRLMNHDMYPEKVDNR; from the coding sequence ATGTCAGAAGGCAGATTGAAAGAGGAAATGAAGGAAGTTACCCTGCTGGGCAATCAGGGAACACAATATAAATTCGGGTATGCTCCTGAGATCCTGGAAAGCTTCGATAACAAGCATCCCGGCCGTGATTATTTTGTGAAATTCAATTGTCCGGAGTTCACGAGTCTGTGTCCCGTTACCGGACAGCCGGATTTCGGCGTGATGTATATCTCGTACATTCCAGATATCAAGATGGTTGAATCCAAATCACTGAAGCTCTATTTGTTCAGCTTCCGTAATCATGGTGATTTTCATGAGGATTGTGTCAACATTATTATGAATGATCTGATTTCCTTGATGAATCCGCGTTATATCGAAGTGTGGGGCAAGTTCACACCGCGCGGCGGGATTTCCATAGATCCTTACTGCAACTGGGGACGTCCGGGAACCAAGTATGAAGCAATGGCCGAGCACCGGCTGATGAATCATGACATGTATCCTGAAAAGGTCGATAACCGCTAA
- a CDS encoding ZIP family metal transporter → MLSAVLWGAVSGSAVLIGALMALFLPIRKKLIGFIMAFGTGVLIGAAAYELLDDSANDGGLFPTIIGFTAGALVFTLFDWYISRKGGSGRKRSVRGAGGSKGKGSSGLAIFAGTVLDAIPESIMIGASLISGQGVSLLLVIAIFISNIPEGLSSTAGLKQDGYSKTKVMLLWLSVLVISTLASGAGYSFMDHANGSTTAIIASFAGGGIISMVSSSMMPEAYEEGGPLTGFMAALGMLCSLILDHL, encoded by the coding sequence ATGTTGAGTGCTGTCCTATGGGGAGCGGTCAGTGGTTCTGCCGTACTAATTGGTGCACTGATGGCGCTGTTTCTGCCTATCCGCAAGAAGCTTATTGGCTTTATTATGGCATTCGGAACCGGAGTGTTAATCGGAGCCGCCGCCTATGAGCTGCTGGACGATTCCGCCAATGATGGCGGGCTGTTCCCGACCATTATCGGATTTACAGCCGGTGCGCTGGTTTTCACCTTGTTCGACTGGTACATCTCGCGAAAAGGCGGTTCCGGACGTAAACGGTCCGTTAGAGGTGCTGGCGGCTCAAAGGGAAAAGGCAGCAGCGGGCTGGCGATTTTTGCTGGTACGGTACTGGATGCGATTCCTGAATCCATTATGATCGGGGCTAGCCTGATCTCCGGCCAGGGAGTTAGCCTGCTGCTAGTAATTGCTATTTTTATCAGTAATATTCCCGAGGGGCTCTCCAGTACAGCCGGGCTCAAACAGGATGGCTACAGCAAAACTAAGGTGATGCTGCTATGGCTCAGTGTACTTGTTATATCAACGCTCGCCTCGGGTGCAGGCTATAGCTTTATGGATCATGCCAACGGATCTACAACGGCGATTATTGCTTCTTTTGCCGGGGGCGGAATCATTTCGATGGTATCCTCCAGCATGATGCCGGAGGCATATGAGGAGGGGGGGCCGCTGACCGGATTTATGGCCGCGCTGGGTATGCTGTGTTCACTAATTTTGGATCATCTTTAA